The Streptomyces sp. HUAS CB01 genome has a segment encoding these proteins:
- a CDS encoding bifunctional riboflavin kinase/FAD synthetase has product MQRWRGLEDIPQDWGRSVVTIGSYDGVHRGHQLIIGRAVERARELGVPSVVVTFDPHPSEVVRPGSHPPLLAPHHRRAELMAELGVDAVLILPFTAEFSKLSPADFIVKVLVDKLHARAVIEGPNFRFGHKAAGNVDFLAELGRTYDYEVEVVDLFVRGEAGGGEPFSSTLTRRLVAEGDVEGAAEILGRPHRVEGVVVRGAQRGRELGYPTANVETLPHTAIPADGVYAGWLTAGGERMPAAISVGTNPQFDGTERTVEAYAIDRVGLDLYGLHVAVDFLAYVRGMAKFETIEALLDAIAADVKRARELTAEYDA; this is encoded by the coding sequence CGTCGTCACCATCGGTTCCTACGACGGAGTGCACCGCGGCCACCAGCTGATCATCGGGCGGGCCGTGGAGCGGGCGCGTGAGCTGGGCGTGCCGTCGGTCGTGGTCACGTTCGACCCGCACCCGAGCGAGGTCGTCCGGCCCGGCAGCCACCCGCCGTTGCTCGCTCCGCACCACCGCCGTGCGGAGCTGATGGCGGAACTCGGCGTGGACGCGGTGCTCATCCTGCCGTTCACCGCCGAGTTCTCGAAGCTGTCGCCGGCCGACTTCATCGTGAAGGTGCTGGTGGACAAGCTCCACGCCCGCGCGGTCATCGAGGGCCCCAACTTCCGCTTCGGCCACAAGGCCGCCGGCAACGTCGACTTCCTCGCCGAACTCGGCCGGACCTACGACTACGAGGTCGAGGTCGTCGACCTGTTCGTGCGCGGCGAGGCCGGCGGCGGCGAGCCCTTCTCGTCCACGCTGACCCGGCGGCTGGTCGCCGAGGGCGACGTCGAGGGGGCGGCGGAGATCCTGGGCCGCCCGCACCGGGTCGAGGGCGTCGTCGTGCGCGGTGCCCAGCGCGGCCGTGAGCTGGGCTACCCGACGGCCAACGTCGAGACCCTGCCGCACACGGCCATCCCCGCGGACGGGGTCTACGCGGGCTGGCTCACCGCAGGCGGGGAGCGCATGCCCGCCGCGATCTCGGTGGGCACCAACCCGCAGTTCGACGGCACCGAGCGGACCGTCGAGGCGTACGCGATCGACCGTGTCGGCCTGGATCTGTACGGGCTCCACGTGGCGGTCGACTTCCTCGCCTATGTACGCGGCATGGCGAAGTTCGAGACCATCGAGGCCCTCCTCGACGCCATCGCCGCCGATGTGAAGCGCGCCCGCGAACTGACGGCGGAGTACGACGCGTAG
- a CDS encoding ABC transporter ATP-binding protein produces the protein MSAVDETGTDRSGVSPAAGAVPLLSASGVRVSFPGRRGAPTARAVDGVDLDIGAGEIVALVGESGCGKTSLARTLLGLVRPEAGRVSFGGVPLGYHARALKAYRGRVQLVLQDPSGSLNPRHTVYEAVSEGLRIHGYDGDESEAVAEALARAGLRPPERFFLRYPHELSGGQRQRVVIAGALVLRPELIVADEPVASLDASVRGEILALLLRLRDELGLSALVVTHDLGLAWNIADRVAVMYLGRIVETGTVEEVLTRPQHPYTQAMLSVLPESAGPPVVLSGEPPDPSRVPPGCRFHPRCQVLASGTAEAAGVADRCRTEDLPVLAGDSAGAVACHWAAAGAPGDAPGTGAERTGGPREG, from the coding sequence ATGAGCGCTGTCGACGAGACCGGCACCGACCGGAGCGGGGTGTCCCCGGCCGCCGGCGCCGTCCCCCTGCTGTCGGCATCCGGCGTGCGGGTGTCCTTCCCCGGACGGCGGGGAGCCCCGACGGCGCGCGCCGTCGACGGGGTCGATCTGGACATCGGCGCCGGGGAGATCGTCGCGCTGGTCGGCGAGTCCGGCTGCGGCAAGACGTCCCTGGCGCGGACGCTGCTCGGTCTCGTACGGCCGGAGGCGGGGCGGGTGTCCTTCGGGGGCGTGCCGCTGGGCTACCACGCGCGTGCGCTGAAGGCGTACCGCGGACGGGTGCAGCTGGTGCTGCAGGACCCGAGCGGATCGCTCAACCCCCGGCACACCGTGTACGAGGCGGTGTCGGAAGGGCTGAGGATCCACGGGTACGACGGCGACGAGAGCGAGGCGGTGGCGGAGGCGCTCGCCCGCGCGGGTCTGCGACCGCCCGAGCGCTTCTTCCTGCGTTACCCGCACGAACTGTCCGGCGGCCAGCGCCAGCGTGTGGTGATTGCGGGCGCGCTGGTCCTGCGGCCCGAACTCATCGTGGCCGACGAGCCGGTGGCGTCACTGGACGCGTCGGTGCGCGGCGAGATCCTGGCGCTGCTGCTGCGCCTGCGCGACGAACTGGGCCTGTCCGCACTGGTGGTGACCCACGACCTGGGCCTGGCGTGGAACATCGCGGACCGGGTGGCCGTGATGTACCTGGGGCGCATCGTGGAGACGGGGACGGTGGAGGAGGTGCTGACGCGCCCTCAGCATCCGTACACGCAGGCCATGTTGTCGGTACTGCCGGAGTCGGCGGGGCCTCCGGTGGTCCTCTCCGGCGAGCCGCCGGACCCGTCGCGCGTACCGCCCGGCTGCCGCTTCCACCCCCGGTGCCAGGTCCTGGCCTCGGGCACGGCCGAAGCCGCCGGGGTCGCCGACCGGTGCCGTACGGAGGACCTGCCGGTTCTCGCCGGCGACTCGGCGGGTGCGGTGGCCTGCCACTGGGCGGCGGCCGGTGCCCCCGGGGACGCGCCCGGCACGGGCGCGGAGCGCACGGGCGGCCCGCGGGAGGGGTGA
- a CDS encoding ABC transporter ATP-binding protein, whose product MSLLEIRDLRVTYGSGATAVPAVRGVDLTLAAGSKLGVAGESGCGKSTLALALLRLLPASARLSGEILLDGEDVLTMRWGRLRAVRWAGASIVFQGAMHSLNAVRRIGDQIAEPVLVHGRATPGAAQRRAGELLEQVGLPASRTAAYPHELSGGQRQRVMIAMALACDPRLLVADEPTTALDVMIQAQILRLIEQLVWGQDIGLLMISHDLAVLADTCDRLAVMYAGRVVEEGPARAVYDAAEHPYGRALSAAFPRIGDLASRRAPRGLPGDPPDPSALPGGCAFHPRCPVALEACGRDEQVLREAGPDRLAACVRVGVREEA is encoded by the coding sequence TTGAGCCTGCTGGAGATCAGGGACCTTCGGGTGACGTACGGGTCCGGGGCGACCGCCGTCCCGGCCGTGCGCGGTGTCGACCTGACGCTCGCCGCCGGATCGAAGCTGGGTGTGGCGGGCGAGTCGGGCTGCGGGAAGTCGACACTCGCACTGGCCCTGCTGCGGCTGCTGCCGGCGTCGGCCCGGCTGTCGGGCGAGATCCTGCTGGACGGCGAGGACGTGCTCACGATGAGATGGGGCCGCCTGCGGGCGGTGCGGTGGGCGGGGGCTTCCATCGTCTTCCAGGGGGCCATGCACTCGCTGAACGCGGTGCGGCGCATCGGGGACCAGATCGCCGAACCGGTGCTCGTGCACGGCCGGGCGACGCCCGGGGCGGCTCAGCGGAGGGCCGGTGAGCTGCTGGAACAGGTGGGACTGCCGGCCTCGCGCACGGCGGCGTACCCGCACGAGCTCTCCGGCGGCCAGCGGCAGCGCGTGATGATCGCGATGGCACTGGCCTGCGATCCGAGGCTGCTGGTGGCCGACGAGCCGACGACGGCACTGGACGTGATGATCCAGGCGCAGATCCTGCGGCTGATCGAGCAGCTCGTGTGGGGGCAGGACATCGGCCTGCTGATGATCAGTCACGATCTGGCGGTGCTGGCGGACACCTGCGACCGCCTCGCGGTGATGTACGCGGGCCGGGTGGTGGAGGAGGGACCCGCCCGGGCCGTGTACGACGCGGCGGAACACCCTTACGGCCGGGCGCTGTCGGCGGCGTTCCCCCGGATCGGGGACCTCGCGTCGCGCCGTGCCCCGCGGGGGCTGCCCGGCGATCCGCCGGACCCGTCGGCGCTGCCGGGGGGTTGCGCGTTCCATCCGCGCTGCCCGGTGGCCCTGGAGGCGTGCGGCCGGGACGAGCAGGTGCTGCGCGAGGCGGGCCCGGACAGGCTCGCGGCGTGTGTGCGCGTGGGTGTGCGGGAGGAAGCATGA
- a CDS encoding ABC transporter permease, whose protein sequence is MTRSLHWARRRASVARFWRCYRTHRAGVLGLAGLALLALIAVAAPLLVGGDVRSVTHAPGGALEPPSGAFPLGTDQFGRSLLGLLVWGARISLTVGLLAAVLSVAIGTLVGIVAGHYGGWCSTVVMRITDWFLVMPTLVLAIVLATVLSRSVWTVILAIGVTTWPTTARLVRAQTIAVESRPYIERAKALGGGHRHIMTRHVLPNVMPLVLAQTTLGISTAILTEATLAFLGLGDPSVVSWGGMLQDAREAGAVSSGHWWYLAPPGIAVALVALAFTLCGRAVESVLNPRLGVSR, encoded by the coding sequence ATGACGAGGTCACTGCACTGGGCGCGCCGGCGCGCCTCGGTCGCGCGCTTCTGGCGGTGCTACCGCACCCACCGGGCCGGGGTCCTGGGCCTCGCCGGACTGGCGCTCCTCGCCCTGATCGCCGTCGCCGCGCCGCTGCTGGTCGGCGGCGACGTCCGGAGCGTCACCCACGCGCCGGGCGGGGCGCTGGAGCCGCCGAGCGGCGCCTTCCCCCTCGGCACGGACCAGTTCGGCCGTTCCCTGCTGGGACTGCTGGTCTGGGGCGCGCGGATCTCGCTGACCGTGGGCCTGCTCGCGGCCGTGCTGTCGGTCGCCATCGGTACGCTCGTGGGCATCGTCGCGGGGCACTACGGCGGCTGGTGCTCCACCGTCGTCATGAGGATCACCGACTGGTTCCTCGTAATGCCGACCCTGGTGCTGGCGATCGTGCTGGCCACGGTGCTGTCGCGGAGCGTGTGGACGGTGATCCTGGCGATCGGGGTCACGACCTGGCCGACGACGGCGCGGCTGGTGCGCGCGCAGACGATCGCGGTCGAGTCGCGGCCGTACATCGAGCGCGCGAAGGCCCTCGGGGGCGGTCACCGGCACATCATGACCCGCCATGTGCTGCCCAATGTGATGCCGTTGGTGCTGGCCCAGACGACGCTCGGCATCTCCACGGCGATCCTCACCGAGGCGACGCTGGCGTTCCTCGGGCTCGGCGACCCGTCGGTGGTGTCGTGGGGCGGAATGCTCCAGGACGCCCGGGAGGCGGGCGCGGTGTCGTCAGGCCACTGGTGGTACCTCGCGCCGCCCGGGATCGCCGTGGCGCTGGTGGCGCTGGCCTTCACCCTGTGCGGGCGGGCCGTCGAGTCGGTCCTCAACCCCCGGCTGGGGGTGTCCCGTTGA
- a CDS encoding ABC transporter permease, which yields MSAAASGIEMKVVAPSPGSSGARPVRTAGTKARAYPAYLAGKLGGAVVSLFAVLVTSFFLFRIIPGDPVKAMTRGMPTSAEQLATLRRQFGLDLPLWRQFTDYCAGALTGDLGMSYQFRAPVGELIAQKLPATLLLTGVAVVIYSALGLWLGTRSAWRHGGLGDRLSTGVALTLWSVPSFWLGLLLIITFSVGIGPVPGMFPTGGMESGGTSGLPYVLDVAHHMVLPVLALVAVGYAQTLLVMRSSLLDEMGGDYLTTARAKGLRDDDVRRRHAVPNALLPTVTMVFINLGHVAAGSILVETVFSWPGLGGLFYQALSVPDLPLVQGLFVVFAGAMILMNLLADLLYPLLDPRVGR from the coding sequence ATGTCTGCCGCGGCCTCCGGGATCGAGATGAAGGTCGTGGCACCGTCGCCCGGTTCCTCCGGTGCCCGACCCGTCAGGACGGCCGGCACGAAGGCGAGGGCGTATCCGGCGTATCTGGCCGGCAAGCTCGGCGGCGCCGTCGTCTCGCTGTTCGCCGTCCTCGTGACCAGCTTCTTCCTGTTCCGGATCATCCCCGGTGACCCGGTCAAGGCGATGACGCGCGGCATGCCGACCAGCGCGGAGCAACTGGCGACCCTGCGGAGGCAGTTCGGCCTCGATCTGCCGCTGTGGCGGCAGTTCACCGACTACTGCGCCGGCGCGCTGACCGGTGACCTCGGCATGTCGTACCAGTTCCGCGCGCCGGTCGGGGAGCTCATCGCCCAGAAGCTCCCGGCGACGCTGCTGCTCACGGGTGTGGCCGTGGTGATCTACTCGGCACTCGGGCTGTGGCTCGGTACACGCTCGGCGTGGCGGCACGGCGGCCTCGGGGACCGGCTCAGCACGGGCGTGGCGCTGACCCTGTGGTCGGTGCCGTCGTTCTGGCTCGGGCTGCTGCTGATCATCACCTTCTCGGTGGGGATCGGGCCGGTGCCCGGCATGTTCCCCACCGGCGGGATGGAGTCGGGCGGCACGTCCGGACTCCCGTACGTCCTCGACGTCGCGCACCACATGGTGCTGCCGGTGCTGGCCCTGGTGGCCGTCGGATACGCGCAGACGCTGCTGGTGATGCGCTCCTCGCTGCTCGACGAGATGGGCGGCGACTATCTGACGACGGCCCGGGCGAAGGGCCTGCGGGACGACGACGTACGACGCCGGCACGCCGTCCCCAACGCCCTGCTGCCGACGGTGACGATGGTCTTCATCAACCTCGGCCATGTGGCGGCCGGGTCGATCCTCGTCGAGACCGTCTTCTCCTGGCCGGGGCTCGGCGGGCTCTTCTACCAGGCGCTCAGCGTCCCCGATCTGCCGCTGGTGCAGGGGCTGTTCGTGGTCTTCGCGGGGGCGATGATCCTGATGAACCTGCTCGCCGATCTGCTCTATCCGCTGCTCGACCCGAGGGTGGGCCGATGA
- a CDS encoding ABC transporter substrate-binding protein — MITTAPHRSPRPNPLLRSRPGRRPRRRLRLLLASAVAASALSAVPPQAQAQGTGAVHGTTQLAEGRTSADGTGAREDDGKSDDKDGADNVLTVAVSQSVDSLSPFLAQRLVSTSVHRLIYEYLTNYDPGDARPIPGLATAWSPSPDKLTWTYTIRKDSTWSDGRPATAEDAAWTFNKMMKDPDAATANGSFTANFAEVTAPDPGTLVIRLKKPQANMTALDVPIVPKHVWEKVGDFATFNNDTRFPVVGNGPFVLTDFKVDQYIRLRPNEDFWRGAPKFDELVFRYYKDGDAAVAALRKGEVSFVPNLTPAQAASLENAENIKVNDAPGRRFFALATNPGARAKNGGRFGSGHPALLDPVVRKALFHAVDRRTIVDKVFQGHAVEGEGYIPPRFTPYFWKPDASQRIAHDPAKAAALLDGAGYRKNGSGKRVGKDGRPLDFRILCHATDPHDRAVGKYLQEWWGELGVGLKVDCLDNVSDPWLKGDYDLAFDGWSVNPDPDFVLSIHTCSALPATPGGTGATDNFICDERFDRLYAQQAVEYDADKRGDLVRQMQSRLYDTGFMNVMVYPNALEAYRTDQIKSITTMPEAAGNLYGQDGYWSWWSAEPAAAGRAASGGGGSSAAVAIGIGISVVLVIAVGFLTSRRRRATADDRE, encoded by the coding sequence ATGATCACCACGGCTCCGCACCGCTCCCCCCGCCCGAACCCCCTCCTCCGTTCGCGTCCGGGCCGCCGGCCCCGCCGCCGGCTGCGGCTGCTGCTCGCCTCCGCCGTCGCCGCCTCCGCGCTCTCCGCCGTACCACCACAGGCACAGGCGCAGGGAACGGGTGCCGTGCACGGCACCACGCAGCTCGCGGAGGGCCGTACGAGCGCGGACGGCACCGGCGCGCGCGAGGACGACGGCAAGAGCGACGACAAGGACGGCGCTGACAACGTCCTGACCGTGGCCGTCTCGCAGAGCGTCGACTCCCTCAGCCCGTTCCTCGCCCAGCGTCTGGTCTCCACGAGCGTCCACCGGCTGATCTACGAGTACCTCACGAACTACGACCCCGGGGACGCGCGCCCGATCCCGGGTCTGGCCACCGCCTGGAGCCCGTCCCCGGACAAGCTGACGTGGACGTACACGATCCGCAAGGACTCCACCTGGTCCGACGGCAGGCCCGCCACGGCCGAGGACGCGGCCTGGACCTTCAACAAGATGATGAAGGACCCGGACGCCGCGACCGCGAACGGCAGTTTCACGGCCAACTTCGCCGAGGTCACGGCACCTGACCCCGGGACGCTGGTCATCCGGCTCAAGAAGCCCCAGGCCAACATGACGGCGCTGGACGTCCCGATCGTGCCCAAGCACGTCTGGGAGAAGGTCGGCGACTTCGCCACGTTCAACAACGACACGCGGTTCCCGGTCGTGGGCAACGGGCCGTTCGTGCTGACCGACTTCAAGGTCGACCAGTACATCCGGCTCAGGCCCAACGAGGACTTCTGGCGCGGGGCACCGAAGTTCGACGAGCTGGTGTTCCGCTACTACAAGGACGGAGACGCGGCGGTCGCCGCGCTGCGCAAGGGCGAGGTCTCCTTCGTCCCCAACCTCACCCCGGCGCAGGCCGCTTCCCTGGAGAACGCCGAGAACATCAAGGTCAACGACGCCCCGGGCCGCCGGTTCTTCGCGCTCGCCACCAACCCGGGCGCGCGGGCGAAGAACGGCGGCAGGTTCGGCAGCGGCCACCCCGCGCTGCTCGACCCGGTCGTGCGCAAGGCGCTGTTCCACGCCGTCGACCGGCGGACCATCGTCGACAAGGTGTTCCAGGGCCATGCGGTGGAGGGCGAGGGATACATCCCGCCGCGCTTCACCCCGTACTTCTGGAAGCCGGACGCCTCCCAGCGGATCGCGCACGATCCGGCGAAGGCGGCCGCCCTGCTCGACGGGGCCGGGTACCGGAAGAACGGCAGCGGCAAGCGGGTGGGGAAGGACGGCCGGCCGCTCGACTTCCGCATCCTGTGCCACGCCACCGACCCCCACGACAGGGCCGTCGGCAAGTACCTCCAGGAGTGGTGGGGTGAGCTCGGTGTCGGGCTGAAGGTCGACTGCCTCGACAACGTCTCCGACCCCTGGCTCAAGGGCGACTACGACCTGGCGTTCGACGGCTGGTCGGTCAATCCCGACCCGGACTTCGTCCTGTCCATCCACACCTGCTCCGCTCTGCCCGCCACCCCCGGGGGCACCGGCGCGACGGACAACTTCATCTGCGACGAGCGCTTCGACCGGCTGTACGCGCAGCAGGCGGTGGAGTACGACGCGGACAAGCGCGGCGACCTGGTCAGGCAGATGCAGTCCCGGCTGTACGACACCGGCTTCATGAACGTCATGGTGTACCCGAACGCGCTCGAGGCCTATCGCACCGACCAGATCAAGTCCATCACGACGATGCCCGAGGCGGCCGGCAATCTGTACGGCCAGGACGGCTACTGGAGCTGGTGGTCGGCCGAGCCCGCCGCCGCGGGACGGGCGGCGTCGGGCGGTGGCGGCTCGTCCGCCGCGGTGGCCATCGGCATCGGGATCTCGGTCGTCCTGGTCATAGCGGTCGGCTTCCTCACCAGTCGGCGACGCCGTGCCACCGCCGACGACCGCGAGTAG
- a CDS encoding SCO5717 family growth-regulating ATPase produces MNGDRDEIRGGWNMPVDDQSDAEPSEMTGEFTIDYTPPAWYTQNASGDTSGGSAAQGATPPPPSGAPVAVPGLPPGSGFEPNWPPAAPAPAHHQTPAPPAEPAHHQASAPGHEPAPASEPAPAAAQGPAHEPAHDPAPPAAGSAPDSPLPADASAARGGAAAQPFGGGDVESGATMRFSPAALKREIAEREAAAAAAQQEAAGTGEAAPSPAADADGSYDDAAAAGGGTPAEATDADRSAGEGSDGDADAMEGAPEGGSTVARQSGDEEAPLDGPAAEGESADAAHGEHGTDGPADAEPADDARGVGPTGAAPASGTPTDAVPADAAPQDAAPAPEDATPAAAPQDAAPVPAAAEPWAPGPAGPQGPGGGLPPLPPAFQPAAPTAAPQWPAQPQSADQPPAPAPQQPSPAQPSVPSPGAGQPGYGFPQAGVQNPDPAGPQGGYGFPQPPHAAQPQPDAGTPNPAVPQAGYGFPQPPHAQPQPDAGTPNPAVPHAGYGFPQPPHAQPQPGAGDPNPAAPQAGYGFPQPAYGPGQPSVQQPGAPLPPAAPGPHAQPPQGGYGFPQAAAQPGVPAQLPPQRAQPPHLPVPAAPPLPAQQSPEQQIQQPPAGPVDPRTGAAWPQPVAHDQRERSVPGAPLGYTAAVELSSDRLLRNTKPKAKSSRNPSASNRFKIGGKKEEAERQRKLDLIRTPVLSCYRIAVISLKGGVGKTTTTTALGSTLATERQDKILAIDANPDAGTLGRRVRRETGATIRDLVQAIPYLNSYMDIRRFTSQAPSGLEIIANDVDPAVSTAFNDEDYRRAIDVLGKQYPIILTDSGTGLLYSAMRGVLDLADQLIIISTPSVDGASSASTTLDWLSAHGYAELVQRSITVISGVRETGKMIKVEDIVQHFETRCRGVVVVPFDEHLSAGAEVDLDMMRPKTREAYFNLSAMVAEDFARAQQAQGLWTSGGQGHQPPHMAPPMPNQPYGGQPQPGRPYAPNPQQPQPPGQPHHPGQPPQGGQPPYGGQAPHGGQPPYGGHVAGGQPHWQQTPPPQAPSAPNPAGPPPAQPGAFPGQPPHPGAFPAQPGQPPVQGLTPGRPGEPGQPGQGDAQGPVPPADHGYGYPRQQPPQAPPASQQ; encoded by the coding sequence GTGAACGGCGATCGGGACGAGATCCGCGGGGGCTGGAACATGCCCGTCGACGATCAGTCCGACGCGGAGCCCTCGGAGATGACGGGTGAGTTCACCATCGACTACACCCCGCCTGCCTGGTACACGCAGAACGCGTCGGGGGACACGTCGGGGGGATCCGCGGCGCAGGGGGCGACGCCTCCGCCGCCGAGCGGGGCGCCGGTGGCGGTGCCCGGGCTGCCTCCGGGCAGCGGTTTCGAGCCGAACTGGCCACCGGCGGCGCCCGCCCCGGCGCACCATCAGACGCCCGCTCCGCCCGCTGAGCCGGCGCATCACCAGGCATCGGCGCCCGGCCACGAGCCGGCACCCGCTTCGGAGCCGGCACCGGCCGCGGCACAGGGGCCGGCTCACGAACCGGCACACGACCCCGCCCCTCCGGCCGCCGGGAGCGCACCGGACTCCCCCCTTCCCGCCGACGCCTCCGCCGCTCGGGGCGGCGCGGCGGCGCAGCCGTTCGGCGGTGGCGATGTCGAGAGCGGCGCGACGATGCGGTTCTCCCCCGCCGCGCTGAAGCGCGAGATCGCGGAGCGGGAAGCGGCTGCCGCTGCGGCGCAGCAGGAGGCGGCCGGGACGGGCGAGGCGGCTCCGTCCCCCGCCGCGGACGCCGACGGTTCGTACGACGACGCGGCCGCGGCCGGAGGCGGGACGCCCGCCGAGGCCACGGACGCGGACCGGTCCGCGGGGGAAGGCTCCGACGGCGACGCGGACGCCATGGAAGGCGCCCCCGAGGGCGGGTCCACGGTCGCTCGGCAGAGCGGCGACGAGGAGGCGCCCCTGGACGGTCCGGCCGCTGAGGGCGAGAGCGCGGACGCGGCCCACGGCGAGCACGGGACGGACGGCCCCGCCGACGCCGAACCCGCCGACGACGCACGGGGCGTCGGGCCGACGGGCGCGGCTCCCGCCTCCGGCACGCCCACCGACGCCGTACCCGCCGATGCCGCCCCGCAGGACGCGGCCCCCGCGCCGGAGGACGCCACTCCCGCGGCGGCGCCGCAGGACGCTGCTCCGGTGCCGGCCGCCGCGGAGCCCTGGGCTCCCGGGCCCGCCGGCCCGCAGGGTCCGGGCGGCGGCCTGCCGCCGCTGCCGCCGGCCTTCCAGCCCGCAGCACCGACGGCCGCGCCCCAGTGGCCCGCACAGCCGCAGTCCGCGGACCAGCCCCCGGCGCCGGCCCCCCAGCAGCCGTCGCCCGCCCAGCCCTCGGTGCCGTCGCCCGGCGCCGGCCAGCCCGGCTACGGCTTCCCGCAGGCGGGCGTCCAGAACCCCGATCCCGCGGGCCCGCAGGGTGGTTACGGGTTCCCCCAGCCTCCTCACGCCGCCCAGCCCCAGCCCGACGCTGGAACCCCCAACCCCGCCGTACCGCAAGCCGGTTACGGGTTCCCCCAGCCTCCTCACGCACAGCCCCAGCCCGACGCTGGAACCCCCAACCCCGCCGTACCGCACGCCGGTTACGGGTTCCCCCAGCCTCCCCACGCACAGCCCCAGCCCGGCGCAGGAGACCCCAACCCCGCCGCGCCACAGGCCGGTTACGGGTTCCCCCAGCCTGCGTACGGTCCGGGGCAGCCCTCCGTGCAGCAGCCGGGCGCGCCGCTGCCGCCCGCCGCTCCCGGTCCCCATGCCCAGCCCCCGCAGGGCGGTTACGGCTTCCCGCAGGCGGCCGCGCAGCCCGGCGTCCCCGCCCAGTTGCCGCCCCAGAGGGCGCAGCCGCCGCATCTCCCCGTCCCCGCCGCTCCCCCACTGCCGGCGCAGCAGTCGCCTGAGCAGCAGATACAGCAGCCCCCGGCCGGCCCGGTCGACCCGCGCACCGGTGCGGCCTGGCCGCAGCCCGTCGCGCACGACCAGCGCGAGCGCTCCGTCCCGGGCGCCCCGCTCGGGTACACGGCGGCGGTGGAGCTCTCCTCCGACCGTCTGCTGCGGAACACCAAGCCCAAGGCCAAGTCGAGCCGCAACCCCTCCGCCTCGAACCGGTTCAAGATCGGCGGCAAGAAGGAGGAGGCCGAGCGGCAGCGCAAGCTCGACCTGATCCGCACGCCGGTGCTGTCCTGCTACCGGATCGCCGTCATCAGCCTCAAGGGCGGCGTCGGCAAGACGACGACCACCACCGCGCTCGGTTCCACGCTGGCCACCGAGCGCCAGGACAAGATCCTGGCGATCGACGCCAACCCGGACGCGGGCACGCTCGGGCGGCGGGTGCGGCGCGAGACGGGTGCGACGATCCGCGACCTGGTCCAGGCGATCCCGTACCTCAACTCGTACATGGACATCCGCCGGTTCACCTCGCAGGCGCCCTCCGGTCTGGAGATCATCGCCAACGACGTGGACCCGGCCGTCTCGACCGCGTTCAACGACGAGGACTACCGGCGCGCGATCGACGTGCTCGGCAAGCAGTACCCGATCATCCTCACCGACTCCGGCACGGGGCTGCTCTACAGCGCGATGCGGGGCGTTCTCGACCTCGCCGACCAGCTGATCATCATCTCCACCCCGTCCGTGGACGGCGCGAGCAGCGCGAGCACGACGCTCGACTGGCTCTCGGCGCACGGCTACGCGGAGCTGGTGCAGCGGTCGATCACGGTCATCTCCGGTGTCCGCGAGACCGGCAAGATGATCAAGGTCGAGGACATCGTGCAGCACTTCGAGACCCGCTGCCGCGGCGTCGTCGTCGTGCCGTTCGACGAGCACCTGTCCGCTGGCGCCGAGGTCGACCTGGACATGATGCGCCCGAAGACGCGGGAGGCGTACTTCAACCTCTCCGCGATGGTCGCCGAGGACTTCGCCCGGGCCCAGCAGGCGCAGGGCCTGTGGACGTCCGGGGGCCAGGGCCACCAGCCGCCGCACATGGCGCCGCCGATGCCCAACCAGCCTTACGGGGGGCAGCCGCAGCCGGGCCGGCCGTACGCGCCGAACCCCCAGCAGCCGCAGCCCCCCGGGCAGCCTCACCACCCCGGGCAGCCGCCGCAGGGCGGTCAGCCCCCGTACGGGGGACAGGCTCCCCACGGCGGCCAGCCGCCGTACGGCGGACACGTGGCGGGCGGGCAGCCGCACTGGCAGCAGACGCCTCCGCCGCAGGCGCCGTCCGCGCCGAACCCGGCCGGGCCGCCGCCGGCGCAGCCCGGCGCCTTCCCCGGGCAGCCGCCCCACCCCGGTGCGTTCCCGGCCCAGCCGGGTCAGCCGCCGGTGCAGGGCCTGACACCCGGTCGGCCGGGCGAGCCCGGGCAACCGGGTCAGGGCGATGCCCAGGGGCCGGTCCCGCCCGCGGATCACGGCTACGGCTACCCGCGGCAACAGCCGCCGCAGGCACCGCCGGCCTCTCAGCAGTAG
- a CDS encoding DUF397 domain-containing protein yields the protein MGSAQEKDELYALDISGVEWHGAPGTSPDEERVEIAYLPGGAVAMRSSLDPETVLRYTEAEWRAFVLGARDGEFDLR from the coding sequence ATGGGGAGCGCACAGGAGAAGGACGAGTTGTACGCCCTCGACATCTCCGGTGTCGAGTGGCACGGTGCGCCCGGCACCAGCCCGGACGAGGAGCGGGTCGAGATCGCGTATCTGCCCGGTGGCGCGGTGGCGATGCGGTCGTCGCTGGACCCGGAGACCGTGCTGCGGTACACCGAGGCCGAGTGGCGGGCCTTCGTGCTCGGCGCGCGGGACGGGGAGTTCGACCTGCGCTGA